Below is a genomic region from Rhinolophus sinicus isolate RSC01 linkage group LG11, ASM3656204v1, whole genome shotgun sequence.
GGGAAGGGAGGGGGTGAGAAGTGGACACCTTTCCGCCGAACCGTGGGCGGAATTCCAAGAATGCGGGATGCTCTCGGCCCTGACTCCCGCAGCCGCATCAGTACACCGGAACTTGAGGTCTCGATGTTTCTCATCCCTGTCCAGCCGGCTCCTCGGGCCTCTGCAGGCTCCCCGCCCTCCCTCTCCAGAGCCAACCCAGGCTTTCACAGGATGCAGGGTTTATTTCACTCACTCTTGATGTCCGGCTTGCGCCTGTGTCATCCCCTCCCACACCACGCTGGGGCTGCAGAGCTAGCGCAGCGTTTGCAGTAGACGGAGGTTGGAGGAGGGTGGTCCCAGTACAGGGACAGTGGGTGTCGGCAGATGTCGAGAGCACCGAGTGGACTCATGGaccacccaccccatccccaagaGGCAACAGAGTCCTGAAGGAAGGGCTTAGCAGTTGGTGTGTGCCTAGGCAAACCCACCCAGCATCTTAGAGGCCACACATCAgctggggcaggggatggggggaCGGATTCGCCTTATCACGCCACATGCGTGGGCCTCCAAGGATGTGGCTCCCGCGTTAGTTTAAGAGTGTAGCTGCGCAGGCGCGGGCAGTGAGCGCGAAAGGCCTGCAGAACCGAGGGTCGTACCACGCAGAAGCAGTGCACTTCGCGCAGGCCAGCACAGCGCGCCGCCAGCAATTCCAGTGCGGCGTACAGCTCCGCGGAGGCGGCGGCGCGCACCTCGAGCACGCGCAAAGTTGCAGCGTAGTGCTGCGCTGCGAAGTGTAACGGACCTACGGTGTCTGCAGAGAGGCAGAGGCGCAACGCAGCCACGGGTACTGCAGGCTGCAGGATGCGCGTAACGCTCTCAGCAGGCAGTGCCGGTTCCAGTTCCAGCTCCACGGACAGTCCAGGGTGGCGGCGGCGCAACGCGGCCCAGGCTTCATCAGGGAGAGGGGGTGCTCGTGCGTCCTCAGGGCACGCGCATCGCAGGGCCAGGAGAGCGAAAGGCGTGCGGTGCGGCGCCGTCAGCGCCTGGAGGGCTGTGTACGACAGGCTGGCTAGGGGCAGGCCGAGGGCGCGCAGGCACGGGCAGGCCTCTAGTAGCTCAAGCACGGACCCTGGACCCACGCTGCCCACCAGCGTACTGTTGTTCAGGAAAAGGCTACGGAGCTCGGGGCAGCCGCGTGCCACCTGCAGCACTAGCTCGTCGTCTAGAGTGAAGGGCAAGCGCCGGAGGTCAAGGTGATGCAGCTGGCGGGCGGCCCGGCAGATGGCCTGCACGGCGTCCAGGACGTCGCGGCCCGCGTCGAAGAGTGGTTTCTCTCCGCGGCACTCCAGGCAAAGGCTTCGAAGCCCCGGGGAACGTCCCACAAATGCGGTCAGCAACTCCGTGGCCGCCCTGCGGCTCGGCTTCTTCGACGGCTCAAATTCTAGGCGTAGGTTGTGAACATGGTCCAGGCCGGCGGACAGATACGGTAGCAGTGTGCCTTCTCGCTCACAGTCACAGCTTGGGGTTACAGAGGTGGAGAAAAGGCATCGGCCATGTCCCCGCGAGCCGAAGAGAAGCCTCTGCCCATTCCTCCGCCTGGTTGCCAGATACTAtcccctcttcctgccccctACCCACACACCTCTGTCCCGACCATGCCTGGTTGCCCCAAAGTAGCCACTAATGCTAGGAGAGAACACCCATCCTAGCAAATTATGAAGACTTCTGATGCGTCTGCCACAAGTTGAAACTCTGGCAGGGAGAGCCAATGATATTTTAGGAACTGGGCTTTCTCAGCGGTCTCTAAGGAGGCGGGGCATAACCAAGTTCACATTCTGCCCGTCACTCCTTAGCTGAATGATCTACAGGACATGATTAAATCTCTGCCTCAATGTCCTATCTGTGCAATGGAGATACTACTACCTATTAATTAACATATGTAAGGCACTTAGAATAATCGTtggtacataccatgtttcccctgaaaataagacctaaccggaaaataagcactggcatgatttttcaggatgacatcccctgaacataagccctaatgtatcttttggagcaaaaattaatataagacccggtcttatttttggggaaacatggtagtaggtgGCCAAGAAAGGTTAGTAATGATTATGCTTTTTAATATGGGGAGAGTCACTGAATCTCCCCAACCCCTGACTCTACGTAGAGGGAGAAGGGGGTAGGGtggcaggaggaaggaggggagaagccAGCTTACCTGATGTTCGTGTCATGCCACACGGTActgcaggtggcagcagcagcCCAGGCTCTGCAGACCCTGGCTGCTGCCCCACGGTCCCGCAGGGACAGGTGGCGAAAGATGAGCGCCAGCACCTCCTCAGGCAGTTGCT
It encodes:
- the FBXL8 gene encoding F-box/LRR-repeat protein 8, producing MAESGQQLPEEVLALIFRHLSLRDRGAAARVCRAWAAAATCSTVWHDTNISCDCEREGTLLPYLSAGLDHVHNLRLEFEPSKKPSRRAATELLTAFVGRSPGLRSLCLECRGEKPLFDAGRDVLDAVQAICRAARQLHHLDLRRLPFTLDDELVLQVARGCPELRSLFLNNSTLVGSVGPGSVLELLEACPCLRALGLPLASLSYTALQALTAPHRTPFALLALRCACPEDARAPPLPDEAWAALRRRHPGLSVELELEPALPAESVTRILQPAVPVAALRLCLSADTVGPLHFAAQHYAATLRVLEVRAAASAELYAALELLAARCAGLREVHCFCVVRPSVLQAFRAHCPRLRSYTLKLTREPHPWRPTHVA